The proteins below are encoded in one region of Hordeum vulgare subsp. vulgare chromosome 3H, MorexV3_pseudomolecules_assembly, whole genome shotgun sequence:
- the LOC123442841 gene encoding uncharacterized protein LOC123442841 encodes MATATTTTALSMKLLIDTKARRVLFAEASKDVVDFLFSLLVLPVGTAVKLLGKDAMVGCVGSLYGSVERLDGTYVQPGASKDVLLHPSVLSPAASGKSSLLGLPAPPSPQAKTFYRCSMQCNCYNGRTVFGAPGGSSSNCRTYVTDSCGTHCPSCNNQMTTPFTVVPSAGSGGQVAQGAAGEGGKGFVQGIVTYTVMDDLTVTPMSSISSITLLNTLAVRDLAALQEKTVQLGYDQGLEILKASLQSKTVLTDVFLK; translated from the exons ATGGCGACCGCCACGACCACCACGGCGCTGAGCATGAAGCTCCTCATCGACACCAAGGCCCGGCGCGTGCTGTTCGCGGAGGCGAGCAAGGACGTGGTGGACTTCCTCTTCTCCCTCCTCGTGCTGCCCGTCGGCACCGCCGTCAAGCTGCTCGGGAAGGACGCCATGGTCGGCTGCGTCGGCAGCCTCTACGGCAGCGTGGAGAGGCTCGACGGCACCTACGTCCAGCCCGGCGCCTCCAAGGACGTGCTGCTCCACCCCTCTGTCCTCTCGCCGGCGGCCAGCGGCAAGAGCTCCCTCCTGGGCTTGCCGGCGCCGCCGTCCCCACAGGCGAAGACGTTCTACAGATGCAGCATGCAGTGCAACTGCTACAATGGCCGTACCGTATTTGGTGCCCCTGGCGGAAGCAGCAGCAACTGTCGGACTTACGTGACGGACAGTTGCGGCACCCACTGTCCATCATGTAACAACCAGATGACCACGCCCTTCACGGTCGTGCCGTCGGCCGGGTCCGGCGGCCAGGTGGCGCAGGGGGCCGCCGGCGAGGGCGGGAAGGGGTTCGTGCAGGGCATCGTGACGTACACGGTGATGGACGACCTCACCGTGACGCCCATGTCCTCCATCTCCAGCATCACCCTGCTCAACACACTCGCCGTCAGGGACCTCGCCGCGCTCCAGGAGAAGACCGTGCAGCTCGGCTATGACCAG GGTCTGGAGATCCTCAAGGCGTCGCTGCAGTCCAAGACCGTGCTCACCGACGTTTTCCTGAAGTAG